In Terriglobia bacterium, the following are encoded in one genomic region:
- a CDS encoding cytochrome D1 domain-containing protein has protein sequence MSRIRIHTCIVFILVGLAVIPAIAALLDPNNPTGTSGLIMIDKRGGLVRFFDPRTLDETGTLKLDAPPHELAIAPDHRTAYVPLYGDGVYGANPHPDHRIVAIDLAGRKVTGTVDVSPYQAPHGLQVDNNGTLYATCDLSRKILIIDPKSLKVQAAIDTEGTGHWAAILPDGSKAYVANKDDRMFVSVIDLKARKMIGRVPMPKGTQGITASPDGKRVLAIDYADPKFYVIDTATDKIIDAVAVERNTVGPFRARYSPDGSTLLTVNHIDAVANVFDVRNLHAPQKIVRVGPQAFGIAYSADGKTALVSNHGDGTITVIDLTTNQAVRTFKAGTGIETLAYY, from the coding sequence ATGAGCAGAATTCGAATCCATACCTGCATAGTCTTCATCCTTGTGGGACTGGCCGTGATACCGGCGATCGCGGCCCTGCTCGATCCGAACAATCCGACAGGAACGAGCGGCCTGATCATGATCGACAAACGCGGTGGACTTGTGCGCTTCTTCGATCCGCGCACCTTGGATGAGACAGGAACTCTGAAACTCGATGCCCCGCCTCACGAACTGGCAATCGCGCCGGATCACAGAACCGCCTACGTGCCGCTCTATGGCGATGGCGTGTATGGGGCGAATCCGCACCCCGACCACAGGATCGTCGCAATTGACCTTGCCGGACGCAAGGTCACCGGCACCGTCGATGTCTCGCCGTATCAAGCGCCTCACGGGCTTCAGGTGGACAACAACGGCACGCTGTACGCGACCTGCGACCTCAGCCGCAAGATCCTGATCATCGATCCGAAATCGCTCAAAGTGCAGGCCGCGATCGATACGGAAGGAACAGGTCATTGGGCAGCCATTCTGCCCGATGGCAGCAAAGCATATGTCGCCAATAAAGACGACCGGATGTTTGTCAGCGTGATCGACTTGAAGGCGCGCAAAATGATCGGCCGCGTCCCGATGCCGAAGGGCACTCAGGGAATCACCGCGTCACCCGACGGCAAGCGGGTTCTGGCAATCGACTACGCGGATCCGAAGTTTTATGTGATCGACACTGCAACCGACAAGATCATCGACGCCGTCGCTGTGGAAAGGAACACGGTCGGCCCATTCCGGGCGCGATATTCACCGGATGGCTCTACGCTCCTCACGGTAAACCATATCGACGCGGTAGCAAATGTCTTTGACGTCCGCAATCTTCACGCGCCTCAGAAGATTGTGCGTGTCGGCCCGCAGGCATTCGGCATCGCATACTCCGCCGACGGCAAGACCGCCCTGGTGTCCAATCACGGAGACGGGACCATCACGGTTATCGATTTGACGACAAATCAGGCTGTCCGCACATTCAAAGCAGGGACCGGAATCGAGACGCTGGCGTATTACTGA
- a CDS encoding SDR family oxidoreductase — protein sequence MKLQNATALVTGGSSGIGFSIAKTLIEAGTQVAITGRDEKKLYKAAEVLNAVPIRADVSNEADVQRTMREVLQAFDHLDILINNAGFGVFKKLVDMDKSSFEAVFATNVTGAMLMGREAAKHFIQRNTGNIVNICSTASLRGAPNGTAYYASKFALRGMTECWRGELRQFNIRVFLANPSEVLTNFGAAAGLTQKENPTKLRGEDIAHMIKAALEMDDRGFTPELTVFATNPKD from the coding sequence ATGAAACTACAAAACGCAACGGCGCTTGTGACAGGTGGAAGCAGCGGCATCGGATTTTCCATCGCGAAGACTCTGATTGAGGCCGGGACGCAGGTCGCCATTACCGGCCGCGACGAAAAGAAACTCTACAAGGCGGCGGAAGTGTTGAACGCCGTTCCGATCCGCGCCGACGTCTCGAATGAAGCCGACGTCCAGCGGACAATGCGCGAAGTGCTGCAGGCGTTCGATCACCTCGATATCCTGATCAACAATGCTGGTTTCGGCGTTTTCAAGAAGCTCGTCGATATGGATAAATCCAGCTTCGAGGCTGTCTTCGCCACCAACGTCACCGGCGCTATGCTGATGGGCCGCGAAGCAGCGAAACACTTTATCCAGCGCAATACCGGAAATATCGTGAACATCTGTTCAACGGCCAGCCTGCGCGGCGCTCCGAACGGCACCGCCTATTACGCCAGCAAGTTTGCGCTTCGCGGCATGACGGAGTGCTGGCGCGGCGAACTCCGGCAATTCAACATCCGGGTTTTTCTCGCGAATCCGAGCGAAGTGCTGACAAACTTCGGCGCCGCAGCGGGCTTGACTCAAAAGGAGAACCCGACGAAGCTCCGCGGCGAAGACATCGCGCACATGATCAAAGCCGCCCTGGAGATGGACGACCGTGGGTTTACGCCGGAATTGACGGTGTTTGCTACAAATCCCAAAGACTAA
- a CDS encoding MBL fold metallo-hydrolase has protein sequence MFKKPVAALILAVAVTSWAAVQDAKTVIDNASKAMGYDQLKSIEYSGTGVEGTAMGQAQSAAKGWPHFTLKTYTRYIDVNAGTGQQTALRSRPAEPDGQLAGGGGLNPTPEAQNTTVIAANAGWNAKLDVALSPPGFLKLASTASNATVSQRNMNGKKYTVVSFPVEQKAPSGVPYTVSGYIDSQNMIAKVETKVEDAVVGDMLVEQDYSGYKDFGGVKFPTKIVQTRAGLAWTDLTVSDVKPNAAAPAAPAAGGRGGRGGGGSGPAPAGRGQAAGRGSRGAPAAEGRGGAGAGRGGAPAAAAVTSKKLGDGIYLITGGYRSIAVEMKDHIVLLEAPQSEMTATAIIAEVKKAIPNKPIKYVVNTHTHSDHSGGLRAAAADGEIIITQESNKPLYDKWFTNSRTLLMPDKLSQSEKKAKFEYIGEKKVLKDSMNTIELYHIKAAHSEDLLIAYLPSIKAVFEADAFNPPAANAAPPAQVNGFEKLFAAKLDELKLDVNTIISVHQPGGGDRDVTKADLLKNIGKGD, from the coding sequence ATGTTCAAGAAGCCGGTTGCTGCTTTGATTCTGGCCGTAGCGGTTACGTCCTGGGCGGCGGTCCAGGACGCGAAGACCGTTATCGACAACGCGTCGAAGGCCATGGGCTACGATCAGCTGAAGTCCATCGAATACTCCGGTACCGGAGTTGAAGGTACGGCCATGGGACAGGCGCAAAGCGCCGCCAAGGGCTGGCCGCATTTCACGCTTAAAACCTACACCCGCTACATCGACGTGAATGCCGGCACGGGCCAGCAGACCGCGCTGCGCTCCCGCCCGGCAGAGCCGGATGGACAACTTGCCGGCGGCGGCGGACTCAATCCGACTCCCGAAGCCCAGAACACGACGGTCATTGCAGCCAATGCGGGCTGGAATGCGAAGCTCGATGTGGCGCTCTCCCCGCCGGGATTCCTGAAACTCGCTTCCACGGCATCTAACGCCACGGTTTCGCAGCGCAACATGAATGGGAAGAAATACACCGTCGTCTCATTCCCAGTGGAACAGAAAGCTCCGTCGGGTGTTCCGTACACCGTGAGCGGATACATCGACTCCCAGAACATGATTGCCAAAGTCGAAACGAAGGTGGAAGACGCCGTTGTAGGCGATATGCTCGTCGAGCAGGACTACTCCGGATACAAGGACTTCGGCGGCGTTAAATTCCCCACGAAGATTGTACAGACTCGCGCCGGCCTGGCATGGACGGATCTGACCGTCTCTGACGTGAAGCCCAACGCTGCGGCTCCTGCCGCTCCCGCGGCCGGCGGACGAGGCGGACGAGGCGGCGGTGGCTCTGGTCCCGCACCTGCCGGCCGCGGCCAGGCCGCCGGCCGCGGAAGCCGTGGCGCGCCTGCTGCCGAAGGACGCGGCGGAGCCGGCGCGGGACGAGGCGGAGCGCCTGCTGCGGCTGCAGTCACGTCGAAGAAACTGGGCGACGGCATTTACCTGATCACCGGCGGCTATCGCAGCATCGCTGTCGAGATGAAGGATCACATCGTTCTTCTGGAAGCTCCGCAGAGCGAAATGACGGCCACGGCCATCATCGCCGAAGTCAAAAAAGCGATCCCGAACAAGCCGATCAAATATGTCGTCAACACGCACACGCACTCCGACCATTCCGGCGGCCTGCGGGCGGCGGCGGCTGACGGCGAGATCATCATCACGCAAGAATCGAACAAACCGCTTTATGACAAGTGGTTCACCAACTCCCGGACGCTCCTGATGCCCGACAAACTCTCGCAGTCCGAAAAAAAGGCCAAATTTGAGTACATCGGCGAGAAGAAAGTCCTGAAAGACAGCATGAACACGATCGAGCTGTATCACATCAAGGCTGCCCATTCGGAGGATCTGCTCATCGCATATCTGCCCTCGATCAAAGCGGTCTTTGAAGCCGATGCTTTCAATCCGCCGGCCGCGAATGCCGCGCCCCCCGCGCAAGTGAATGGCTTCGAGAAGTTGTTTGCCGCCAAACTCGATGAGTTGAAGCTCGACGTCAACACGATCATTTCTGTGCATCAGCCCGGTGGCGGCGATCGTGACGTGACAAAAGCGGACCTTCTGAAGAATATCGGGAAGGGGGACTGA
- a CDS encoding RNB domain-containing ribonuclease yields the protein MLTVAQQHGFGNDVNILTMSVRHPDLRAIARRAMLDRGFLVDFPPEAQAELKKEAEPDFRTVKARDLTSWLWSSIDNDDSRDLDQIEYAVEESGGIRIYVGIAEVDWFVPAHSPIDLAAAHNTTSIYTGVRTFPMLPEQLSTDLSSLNEGEKRLAIVAEMLVSRDGQITEPSLYAAVVENKAQLAYNSVAAWLDQQADGKTPEKVERNRDLQNQLRLQDRAAACLRQRRHEAGALTFQTIELQPVMSPEGTVVDLASKQHNRATLLIEDFMIAANQTTAAFLEQRGLPSIRRVVKIPERWDRIRALAAALGGNLSPEPEARSLEEFLKQQQHSNPAHFPELSLSVIKLLGRGEYMVKMPGGDAPGHFGLAVENYSHSTAPNRRYSDLLTQRLLKAAFAGKNSPYSGDELRDLATRCTEKENDANKVERQVKKCAAAAMLRPRLGQEFDALVSGINASGMWVRLLHPPVEGKLIGEAKHLDIGHRVRVRLESVNPERGFIDFELLR from the coding sequence ATGCTTACCGTCGCACAACAGCACGGTTTTGGCAATGATGTTAATATCCTTACGATGTCTGTCCGTCATCCCGATCTCCGTGCGATCGCCCGCAGGGCCATGCTTGACCGCGGTTTTCTCGTCGATTTTCCTCCGGAAGCCCAGGCTGAACTGAAAAAGGAAGCCGAGCCGGACTTCCGAACCGTCAAGGCGCGCGATCTTACCTCATGGTTATGGTCCTCCATCGACAACGATGATTCGCGAGACCTCGATCAGATCGAATACGCCGTGGAAGAATCCGGCGGCATCCGTATCTATGTCGGCATCGCGGAGGTGGACTGGTTTGTTCCCGCGCATTCTCCGATCGACTTGGCGGCCGCTCATAACACGACATCCATCTATACAGGTGTCCGCACGTTCCCGATGCTGCCCGAGCAGCTTTCGACCGATCTCAGCTCTCTCAACGAGGGAGAGAAGCGGCTGGCAATCGTGGCCGAGATGCTGGTGTCCCGCGACGGGCAGATCACGGAGCCTTCGCTCTATGCTGCCGTGGTAGAGAACAAGGCGCAGTTGGCGTACAACTCCGTTGCGGCATGGCTGGATCAGCAGGCCGATGGAAAGACCCCCGAGAAGGTGGAGCGCAACCGCGATCTGCAGAACCAGCTGAGGTTGCAGGACCGGGCAGCCGCATGCCTGCGCCAGCGGCGTCACGAAGCCGGCGCGCTGACGTTCCAGACGATAGAACTGCAGCCGGTCATGTCGCCGGAAGGCACGGTAGTGGACCTGGCGTCGAAACAGCACAACCGGGCGACGCTGCTGATCGAAGATTTCATGATCGCGGCCAACCAGACGACCGCGGCCTTCCTCGAGCAGCGCGGTCTGCCGAGCATCCGGCGGGTGGTCAAAATTCCTGAGCGATGGGACCGCATCCGCGCGCTCGCCGCAGCCTTGGGCGGCAATCTTTCGCCCGAACCGGAGGCCCGAAGCCTCGAGGAATTCCTTAAGCAACAGCAACACTCGAATCCGGCGCATTTTCCGGAGCTCTCGCTTTCGGTCATTAAGCTGCTAGGCCGCGGCGAATACATGGTGAAGATGCCCGGCGGCGATGCGCCCGGCCATTTCGGGCTGGCCGTCGAGAACTATTCGCACTCGACGGCTCCCAACCGCCGCTACTCCGATCTTCTGACCCAGCGTCTGCTCAAAGCCGCCTTCGCCGGCAAAAATTCGCCTTATTCGGGAGACGAACTGCGCGATCTGGCTACGCGCTGCACCGAAAAAGAAAACGATGCCAACAAGGTCGAACGCCAGGTTAAAAAATGCGCCGCCGCGGCCATGCTGCGTCCACGACTGGGTCAGGAGTTCGACGCCCTCGTTTCGGGTATCAATGCCAGCGGAATGTGGGTCCGCCTTTTGCATCCTCCCGTCGAAGGCAAGCTGATCGGCGAAGCAAAACACCTGGACATCGGCCACCGGGTTCGTGTGCGTCTGGAGTCGGTGAATCCCGAGCGCGGGTTTATCGACTTCGAGTTGCTACGCTAG
- a CDS encoding (2Fe-2S)-binding protein: protein MPAIEFTLNGKRQSVDVPQQMPLLWVLRDTLGMTGTKFGCGMQLCGACTVHINGIATRACGTAISTVAGKNITTIEGLSPDISHPVQRAWMEVDVPQCGYCQSGQIMSASALLARKPNPTDADIDQAMRGNICRCGTYSGIRQAIHLAARYAAQPKAGSTGGGK from the coding sequence ATGCCAGCCATTGAGTTTACCCTTAATGGGAAACGACAGAGCGTGGACGTCCCGCAGCAGATGCCTCTCTTATGGGTCCTGCGAGACACGCTGGGAATGACCGGGACCAAGTTCGGTTGCGGCATGCAGCTTTGCGGCGCGTGCACGGTGCACATCAACGGGATTGCGACGCGTGCGTGTGGCACGGCGATTTCGACTGTTGCCGGAAAGAACATCACGACGATTGAAGGGCTTTCGCCGGACATCAGCCATCCCGTCCAGCGCGCCTGGATGGAGGTCGATGTGCCGCAGTGCGGCTATTGCCAGTCCGGACAAATCATGTCCGCCTCGGCGCTGCTGGCCCGCAAACCGAATCCCACCGATGCCGATATCGATCAGGCCATGCGAGGCAATATCTGCCGCTGCGGCACATACTCCGGCATCCGCCAGGCTATTCATCTCGCTGCGCGATATGCCGCGCAGCCCAAGGCCGGCTCCACTGGAGGTGGCAAATGA
- a CDS encoding alpha/beta hydrolase domain-containing protein, with amino-acid sequence MKAFGKITLSLVAGAILFCFPGIGLAQTAVTPAKLTGPVPSTKDNYAFLSANRVQSVVDLQKVGYIEEEYIVSGRANVYDWTADGLKVRTPNAPYTSRILIRRPADAAKFSGNVIIEPVDTARVFDWSFMWAVSHEYFTEHGDAWVGVTHTAASIAALKKFNAQRYAALSFANPTPDEACGPANAKSPNEDGLKFDMLGQIASALKSANGPIAGFRAQRVYATSHGGEIVTYAQAIQPQSKAFDGFVFESNAGPAAISRCAAAVGANDLRRITRNVGVPVIRMVPEGDVPQAYALRREDSDAPNDRFRWYEVAAAPRMDIRYYQHMPAMEDQTKSGESALPGNWPFAYTCGNPVIGLEDLPVFQVAMNSAFYNIDQWARNGTAPPRAERMAVKDAGTPQATVAADQYGNGLGGVRSPHVEVPVATYYAHSPGQATCRNIGYKVPFDWARLESLYGSSKTYASKVNAEIDKLVEEKWLLPADAKRLREELLSPSKPGSN; translated from the coding sequence ATGAAAGCGTTCGGAAAGATAACTCTCAGTCTGGTTGCAGGAGCGATTCTCTTCTGCTTTCCTGGAATCGGCTTGGCGCAGACTGCGGTCACGCCGGCGAAACTTACGGGACCGGTGCCGTCCACGAAAGACAACTATGCGTTTCTTTCCGCAAATCGCGTTCAGTCCGTGGTTGACCTGCAAAAAGTGGGATATATCGAAGAGGAATACATCGTCAGCGGGAGGGCCAATGTTTACGACTGGACGGCGGATGGCTTGAAAGTCAGAACGCCGAATGCGCCGTACACCTCGCGCATCCTGATTCGACGTCCGGCCGATGCGGCGAAGTTCAGCGGTAACGTGATCATCGAGCCTGTGGATACCGCACGCGTATTCGACTGGTCCTTCATGTGGGCGGTGTCACACGAATACTTCACCGAACACGGAGACGCGTGGGTCGGCGTGACGCACACAGCCGCCTCCATCGCCGCACTCAAGAAGTTTAATGCGCAACGCTACGCAGCGCTGTCATTCGCGAATCCCACGCCAGACGAAGCGTGCGGGCCCGCGAACGCGAAGTCGCCAAACGAAGACGGATTGAAATTCGACATGCTTGGCCAGATCGCCAGCGCACTGAAAAGCGCGAACGGCCCGATCGCCGGCTTCCGCGCGCAGCGCGTGTATGCCACATCGCATGGCGGAGAGATCGTCACGTATGCGCAGGCCATTCAGCCTCAGTCGAAGGCGTTCGACGGCTTTGTCTTCGAATCGAACGCCGGCCCGGCCGCGATCAGCCGTTGCGCAGCGGCCGTGGGCGCGAACGATCTGCGCCGCATAACGCGAAACGTCGGCGTCCCGGTCATCCGCATGGTCCCGGAGGGCGATGTACCGCAGGCGTACGCGCTCCGGCGCGAGGATAGCGATGCGCCGAACGATCGTTTCCGATGGTATGAAGTGGCCGCGGCCCCGCGGATGGACATTCGTTATTACCAGCACATGCCGGCGATGGAGGATCAGACCAAGTCGGGCGAGAGCGCGCTTCCCGGTAACTGGCCGTTTGCGTACACATGCGGCAATCCCGTGATTGGTCTGGAAGACTTGCCGGTGTTTCAGGTTGCGATGAACTCCGCCTTCTACAACATCGACCAGTGGGCGCGCAACGGTACGGCGCCGCCCCGCGCCGAACGCATGGCGGTGAAAGATGCGGGCACGCCCCAGGCTACCGTCGCCGCGGACCAATACGGAAACGGCCTCGGCGGTGTGCGCAGCCCGCACGTTGAGGTACCCGTCGCGACCTATTACGCGCATTCTCCCGGACAGGCCACGTGCCGCAATATCGGATACAAGGTTCCGTTTGATTGGGCGCGCCTGGAGAGCTTGTATGGTTCATCAAAGACCTACGCATCGAAAGTGAACGCGGAAATCGATAAGTTGGTCGAGGAGAAGTGGCTCCTTCCCGCCGATGCGAAACGCCTTCGGGAAGAGCTGCTGTCACCATCGAAGCCCGGAAGCAACTAG
- a CDS encoding xanthine dehydrogenase family protein molybdopterin-binding subunit, whose protein sequence is MSTTIQKLNRRSFLKTSAAAAGGLVIGFYLPESKLEAQGAVGKLNAYIQIGTDDSVTLFIHKAEMGQGTVTSLSMLLAEELECDWKKIRTEFPGVDPVAFGPMQGVFGSMSIRTSWEPLRKAGATACEMLVQAAAQKWNVPKSQCRAENNTVLNLNTKARLSYGSLAEAASKLPVPQQNVALKDPTQFKLVGKSQKRLDTPGKVSGKTTFGIDLRVPGMLYASLQRCPVFGGKPKSFDAAKAKTVPGVKQVVQISNGVAVLADNTWSAMEGRKALVIEWDEGPLANSTSATIRKTFADLGEKRGAVARQEGDVSSVMSGATHAIEAVYEVPYLSHAPMEPLNAVAHVRPDGCDVWSGMQIQSVARQTAAAVSGLAPEKVQIHTVYLGGGFGRRGGADFIGEAVEISKAAGVPVKLQWTREDDIQHDTYRPASYTKFASVLDANGKPLVWNVRVVCPSFAGLRNGVDRTGVEGIAEIQYDIPNILVDYHPPEVGIPVSYWRSVGYSHNTFFTESFMDELAVAAKQDPLEFRRKLLTKAPRLLGVLNLAAEKAGWGKPLPAGRHRGISVVDNLGSFNAQVAEVSIDKGKLRVHRVVCAVDCGHVVNPAIVVQQIESGIVYGLSAALRGEITIDRGRVQQTNFNNYEPLRIDEMPVIETYIVPSTNPPGGIGEASTPAIAPAVTNAIFAATGKRIRKLPIRPEDLA, encoded by the coding sequence ATGAGCACGACCATCCAGAAACTCAACCGGCGATCGTTCCTCAAGACAAGCGCCGCTGCGGCGGGCGGACTGGTGATCGGTTTCTATCTTCCGGAAAGCAAACTGGAAGCCCAGGGCGCCGTCGGGAAGTTGAACGCATACATTCAAATCGGAACAGACGACAGTGTCACACTCTTTATCCACAAAGCCGAGATGGGACAGGGAACCGTGACGTCGCTTTCGATGCTGCTCGCCGAAGAACTCGAATGCGACTGGAAGAAGATCCGGACCGAGTTCCCCGGTGTCGATCCCGTCGCATTCGGTCCGATGCAAGGTGTTTTCGGAAGCATGAGCATCCGCACCTCCTGGGAACCGCTGCGGAAGGCCGGGGCCACCGCGTGCGAGATGCTGGTACAGGCGGCCGCCCAGAAGTGGAATGTTCCAAAGTCGCAATGCCGCGCCGAGAACAACACGGTTCTGAATCTCAATACCAAAGCTCGCCTCAGCTACGGCAGCCTGGCCGAAGCAGCGTCGAAGCTGCCGGTGCCGCAGCAGAATGTGGCGTTGAAAGATCCGACGCAATTCAAACTCGTCGGCAAATCCCAGAAGCGGCTGGATACGCCCGGAAAGGTCAGCGGAAAAACCACGTTCGGGATCGATCTCAGAGTGCCCGGCATGTTGTACGCGTCGCTTCAGCGCTGTCCGGTGTTCGGCGGCAAGCCGAAGAGTTTCGACGCGGCTAAGGCGAAAACCGTTCCCGGCGTGAAACAGGTTGTGCAGATATCGAACGGCGTCGCCGTGCTTGCGGACAATACATGGTCTGCGATGGAAGGCCGCAAGGCGCTCGTCATCGAGTGGGATGAAGGCCCGCTGGCCAACAGCACCAGCGCCACGATTCGTAAAACCTTCGCGGATCTCGGTGAGAAGCGCGGCGCGGTTGCGCGCCAGGAAGGCGATGTGTCGTCGGTGATGTCCGGCGCCACCCATGCGATCGAGGCCGTCTATGAAGTGCCGTATCTTTCGCATGCGCCGATGGAGCCGTTGAATGCGGTCGCGCATGTGCGGCCCGATGGATGCGATGTCTGGAGCGGCATGCAGATCCAGAGCGTGGCGCGGCAGACTGCGGCTGCTGTTTCCGGTCTTGCGCCCGAGAAAGTCCAGATCCACACGGTCTATCTCGGCGGCGGATTCGGACGGCGCGGCGGAGCGGATTTCATCGGCGAAGCAGTGGAAATATCGAAGGCTGCCGGCGTTCCAGTGAAGCTGCAATGGACGCGCGAGGATGACATCCAACATGACACTTACCGTCCGGCCTCTTACACGAAGTTCGCATCCGTGCTTGACGCGAATGGTAAGCCTCTGGTTTGGAACGTCCGCGTCGTCTGTCCCTCGTTTGCGGGACTGCGGAACGGAGTGGATCGAACCGGAGTCGAAGGCATCGCGGAAATCCAGTACGACATTCCGAATATCCTCGTCGACTACCATCCCCCGGAAGTCGGAATACCGGTCAGCTACTGGCGATCCGTCGGTTATTCGCATAATACTTTCTTCACCGAGAGCTTCATGGACGAGCTTGCGGTAGCGGCGAAACAGGATCCTCTCGAGTTCCGGCGCAAGCTGTTGACGAAGGCGCCCCGGCTGCTCGGGGTGCTGAACCTGGCGGCGGAGAAGGCAGGCTGGGGCAAGCCGTTGCCGGCCGGAAGGCATCGCGGGATTTCGGTCGTGGATAACCTCGGCAGCTTCAACGCGCAGGTTGCGGAGGTTTCGATCGACAAGGGAAAACTGCGCGTTCACCGCGTGGTTTGCGCCGTGGATTGCGGCCATGTCGTCAACCCGGCGATTGTCGTCCAGCAGATCGAAAGCGGCATCGTGTATGGTTTGAGCGCGGCGCTTCGCGGTGAAATCACGATTGATCGCGGCCGTGTTCAGCAGACGAACTTCAACAACTACGAACCGCTCCGGATCGACGAAATGCCGGTGATCGAGACCTACATCGTGCCGAGCACCAATCCGCCCGGCGGCATCGGCGAAGCCAGCACGCCGGCCATCGCTCCCGCCGTCACGAACGCCATCTTCGCCGCGACAGGCAAACGCATTCGCAAGCTGCCGATCCGGCCTGAGGATCTGGCATAA
- a CDS encoding potassium channel protein: MKRLLLIAALFGGVILIGTAGFMLIEGWPAFDSFYMTLLTLTTIGGEVHPLSFHGRVFISFLMLIGVTTVFVCIAILGDTLLRLEMTDYFGRRRRDRMLRDTSGHYIVCGAGRVGRSVIQELLRSESTVVLIDNRVERARWATDKGVITLVGDATKDEVLRQAHVETAKGLVAAIASDAENVYVALSAKVLNPKLLIAARASDDQAEEKLRRAGATTVFTPYSFIGHRLAQSLLRPHVTSFMDIASAFRQPSDLDLEIEQLPIGASSSLVSRTLEELRLGNEYGVIVLAVRHKDGVMRFNPAADLQIQSGDVLIAMGERPKLKRLDQEIGKEA, encoded by the coding sequence ATGAAACGTCTTCTCCTCATTGCCGCGCTGTTTGGCGGCGTCATCCTGATCGGCACCGCCGGATTCATGCTGATCGAGGGCTGGCCTGCCTTCGACAGCTTTTACATGACGCTTCTCACGCTGACCACCATCGGAGGCGAGGTTCATCCGCTCAGCTTCCACGGCCGTGTCTTTATTTCTTTTCTCATGTTGATCGGCGTTACGACCGTTTTCGTCTGCATCGCAATTCTTGGCGACACTTTGCTGCGGCTCGAAATGACGGACTACTTCGGGCGCAGGCGGAGGGACCGCATGCTTAGAGATACTTCGGGACATTACATCGTTTGTGGCGCCGGCCGCGTCGGCCGCAGCGTGATTCAGGAATTGCTGCGCAGCGAATCGACGGTCGTTCTGATCGACAATCGGGTTGAACGCGCGCGCTGGGCGACCGACAAAGGCGTGATCACGCTTGTCGGCGACGCCACGAAGGACGAAGTCCTGCGCCAGGCGCACGTGGAGACGGCGAAAGGCCTCGTCGCGGCCATCGCCAGCGACGCGGAGAACGTCTACGTCGCGCTTTCCGCGAAAGTTCTCAATCCTAAATTGCTGATTGCCGCGCGCGCCAGCGACGACCAGGCGGAAGAGAAGCTTCGCCGCGCGGGCGCAACCACTGTATTTACGCCGTACTCTTTTATCGGGCACCGCCTCGCGCAGTCGCTGCTCCGGCCGCACGTCACGAGCTTTATGGATATCGCTTCGGCATTCCGGCAGCCCTCGGATCTGGATCTGGAAATCGAGCAACTTCCGATCGGAGCGTCGAGCAGTCTGGTGTCGCGCACACTGGAAGAGTTGCGTCTCGGGAACGAATATGGCGTCATCGTTCTGGCCGTACGGCACAAAGATGGCGTAATGCGATTCAATCCGGCGGCGGATCTGCAGATACAATCAGGCGATGTACTCATCGCCATGGGTGAACGTCCTAAACTGAAACGGCTTGACCAGGAAATCGGGAAGGAAGCATGA